One window of Theropithecus gelada isolate Dixy chromosome 4, Tgel_1.0, whole genome shotgun sequence genomic DNA carries:
- the TCP11 gene encoding T-complex protein 11 homolog isoform X1 produces the protein MPDVEKSVPPKDPGDSEGRSCKPETSGPPHEDKSGPEDPPPFLSVTGLTETVNEVSKLSNKIGMNCDYYMEEKVLPPSSLEGKVKETVHNAFWDHLKEQLSATPPDFSCALELLKEIKEILLSLLLPRQNRLRTEIEEALDTDLLKQEAEHGALKVLYLSKYVLNMMALLCAPLRDEAVQKLENITDPVWLLRGIFQVLGLMKMDMVNYTIQSLQPHLQEHSIQYERAKFQELLNKQPSLLNHTTKWLTQAAADLTMSPPTCPDTSDSSSLAGPSPNEATNNSEPLSPTMVLCQGFLNLLLWDPENEEFPETLLMDRTRLQELKSQLHQLTIMASVLLVASSFSGSVLFGSPQFVDKLKRITKSLLEDFLSRPEEAILTVSEQVSQEIHQSLKNMGLVALSSDNTASLMGQLQNIAKKENCVHSVIDQRIRLFLKCCLVLGVQRSLLDLPGGLTLIEAELAELGQKFVNLTHHNQQVFGPYYTEILETLISPTQALETKVESV, from the exons TTCTTTCTGTCACAGGTCTGACAGAAACCGTTAATGAAGTTTCCAAGCTGAGCAACAAGATTGGGATGAATTGTGATTACTACATGGAAGAGAAGGTTTTACCTCCAAGCAG TCTGGAAGGCAAGGTCAAGGAGACAGTGCACAATGCCTTTTGGGACCATCTTAAAGAGCAACTATCAGCAACTCCCCCTGACTTCAGTTgtgctcttgaacttctgaaagaaattaaagag ATCTTGCTATCACTGCTATTGCCACGCCAGAACCGCCTGAGAACTGAGATTGAAGAAGCTCTGGACACGGACTTGCTCAAGCAGGAGGCAGAACATGGGGCTCTGAAAGTCCTCTATCTCTCTAAGTATGTTCTCAACATGATGGCTTTGCTGTGTGCACCACTTCGAGATGAAGCAGTGCAGAAACTAGAAAACATTACAGATCCTGTTTGGCTACTGAG AGGAATCTTCCAGGTTCTGGGCCTGATGAAAATGGACATGGTGAACTACACTATCCAGAGCCTTCAACCCCACCTGCAGGAACATTCCATTCAGTATGAACGGGCTAAATTCCAGGAACTCCTCAATAAGCAGCCTA GTCTCCTTAATCACACCACCAAATGGCTGACCCAAGCAGCAGCAGACCTTACCATGTCACCTCCGACTTGCCCAGACACTTCTGACTCCTCCAGCCTGGCTGGCCCCTCTCCCAACGAGGCAACCAACAACTCAGAGCCCCTCAGCCCTACAATGGTGCTGTGTCAGGGCTTCCTGAACCTCCTTCTCTGGGACCCTGAAAATGAAGAGTTCCCTGAG ACCTTGCTGATGGACAGAACCCGGCTGCAGGAGTTGAAGTCCCAGTTGCATCAGTTAACCATCATGGCCTCAGTCTTGCTGGTGGCCAGTAGTTTCTCTGGCAGTGTTTTGTTTGGCTCACCCCAATTTGTAGATAAACTGAAACGCATAACCAAATCCCTGTTGGAAGACTTTCTCTCCAG GCCTGAGGAAGCTATACTGACTGTGAGTGAACAGGTATCTCAGGAAATCCATCAAAGCCTCAAGAATATGGGCCTTGTTGCTCTGAGCAGTGACAATACAGCATCTCTGATGGGACAGCTCCAGAACATTGCCAAGAAGGAGAACTGTGTCCACAGTGTTATTG ATCAGCGAATCCGTTTGTTTCTCAAATGCTGTTTGGTTCTTGGTGTGCAGCGGTCTCTGTTAGACCTTCCTGGAGGTCTTACTCTCATTGAAGCAGAACTGGCAGAACTGGGCCAAAAGTTTGTCAACTTGACACATCACAATCAGCAGGTGTTTGGTCCCTACTACACTGAGATCCTAGAAACCCTCATCTCCCCAACCCAGGCACTGGAAACAAAAGTGGAGTCTGTTTGA
- the TCP11 gene encoding T-complex protein 11 homolog isoform X3, with protein MNCDYYMEEKVLPPSSLEGKVKETVHNAFWDHLKEQLSATPPDFSCALELLKEIKEILLSLLLPRQNRLRTEIEEALDTDLLKQEAEHGALKVLYLSKYVLNMMALLCAPLRDEAVQKLENITDPVWLLRGIFQVLGLMKMDMVNYTIQSLQPHLQEHSIQYERAKFQELLNKQPSLLNHTTKWLTQAAADLTMSPPTCPDTSDSSSLAGPSPNEATNNSEPLSPTMVLCQGFLNLLLWDPENEEFPETLLMDRTRLQELKSQLHQLTIMASVLLVASSFSGSVLFGSPQFVDKLKRITKSLLEDFLSRPEEAILTVSEQVSQEIHQSLKNMGLVALSSDNTASLMGQLQNIAKKENCVHSVIDQRIRLFLKCCLVLGVQRSLLDLPGGLTLIEAELAELGQKFVNLTHHNQQVFGPYYTEILETLISPTQALETKVESV; from the exons ATGAATTGTGATTACTACATGGAAGAGAAGGTTTTACCTCCAAGCAG TCTGGAAGGCAAGGTCAAGGAGACAGTGCACAATGCCTTTTGGGACCATCTTAAAGAGCAACTATCAGCAACTCCCCCTGACTTCAGTTgtgctcttgaacttctgaaagaaattaaagag ATCTTGCTATCACTGCTATTGCCACGCCAGAACCGCCTGAGAACTGAGATTGAAGAAGCTCTGGACACGGACTTGCTCAAGCAGGAGGCAGAACATGGGGCTCTGAAAGTCCTCTATCTCTCTAAGTATGTTCTCAACATGATGGCTTTGCTGTGTGCACCACTTCGAGATGAAGCAGTGCAGAAACTAGAAAACATTACAGATCCTGTTTGGCTACTGAG AGGAATCTTCCAGGTTCTGGGCCTGATGAAAATGGACATGGTGAACTACACTATCCAGAGCCTTCAACCCCACCTGCAGGAACATTCCATTCAGTATGAACGGGCTAAATTCCAGGAACTCCTCAATAAGCAGCCTA GTCTCCTTAATCACACCACCAAATGGCTGACCCAAGCAGCAGCAGACCTTACCATGTCACCTCCGACTTGCCCAGACACTTCTGACTCCTCCAGCCTGGCTGGCCCCTCTCCCAACGAGGCAACCAACAACTCAGAGCCCCTCAGCCCTACAATGGTGCTGTGTCAGGGCTTCCTGAACCTCCTTCTCTGGGACCCTGAAAATGAAGAGTTCCCTGAG ACCTTGCTGATGGACAGAACCCGGCTGCAGGAGTTGAAGTCCCAGTTGCATCAGTTAACCATCATGGCCTCAGTCTTGCTGGTGGCCAGTAGTTTCTCTGGCAGTGTTTTGTTTGGCTCACCCCAATTTGTAGATAAACTGAAACGCATAACCAAATCCCTGTTGGAAGACTTTCTCTCCAG GCCTGAGGAAGCTATACTGACTGTGAGTGAACAGGTATCTCAGGAAATCCATCAAAGCCTCAAGAATATGGGCCTTGTTGCTCTGAGCAGTGACAATACAGCATCTCTGATGGGACAGCTCCAGAACATTGCCAAGAAGGAGAACTGTGTCCACAGTGTTATTG ATCAGCGAATCCGTTTGTTTCTCAAATGCTGTTTGGTTCTTGGTGTGCAGCGGTCTCTGTTAGACCTTCCTGGAGGTCTTACTCTCATTGAAGCAGAACTGGCAGAACTGGGCCAAAAGTTTGTCAACTTGACACATCACAATCAGCAGGTGTTTGGTCCCTACTACACTGAGATCCTAGAAACCCTCATCTCCCCAACCCAGGCACTGGAAACAAAAGTGGAGTCTGTTTGA
- the TCP11 gene encoding T-complex protein 11 homolog isoform X2 encodes MPDVEKSVPPKDPGDSEGRSCKPETSGPPHEDKSGPEDPPPCLTETVNEVSKLSNKIGMNCDYYMEEKVLPPSSLEGKVKETVHNAFWDHLKEQLSATPPDFSCALELLKEIKEILLSLLLPRQNRLRTEIEEALDTDLLKQEAEHGALKVLYLSKYVLNMMALLCAPLRDEAVQKLENITDPVWLLRGIFQVLGLMKMDMVNYTIQSLQPHLQEHSIQYERAKFQELLNKQPSLLNHTTKWLTQAAADLTMSPPTCPDTSDSSSLAGPSPNEATNNSEPLSPTMVLCQGFLNLLLWDPENEEFPETLLMDRTRLQELKSQLHQLTIMASVLLVASSFSGSVLFGSPQFVDKLKRITKSLLEDFLSRPEEAILTVSEQVSQEIHQSLKNMGLVALSSDNTASLMGQLQNIAKKENCVHSVIDQRIRLFLKCCLVLGVQRSLLDLPGGLTLIEAELAELGQKFVNLTHHNQQVFGPYYTEILETLISPTQALETKVESV; translated from the exons GTCTGACAGAAACCGTTAATGAAGTTTCCAAGCTGAGCAACAAGATTGGGATGAATTGTGATTACTACATGGAAGAGAAGGTTTTACCTCCAAGCAG TCTGGAAGGCAAGGTCAAGGAGACAGTGCACAATGCCTTTTGGGACCATCTTAAAGAGCAACTATCAGCAACTCCCCCTGACTTCAGTTgtgctcttgaacttctgaaagaaattaaagag ATCTTGCTATCACTGCTATTGCCACGCCAGAACCGCCTGAGAACTGAGATTGAAGAAGCTCTGGACACGGACTTGCTCAAGCAGGAGGCAGAACATGGGGCTCTGAAAGTCCTCTATCTCTCTAAGTATGTTCTCAACATGATGGCTTTGCTGTGTGCACCACTTCGAGATGAAGCAGTGCAGAAACTAGAAAACATTACAGATCCTGTTTGGCTACTGAG AGGAATCTTCCAGGTTCTGGGCCTGATGAAAATGGACATGGTGAACTACACTATCCAGAGCCTTCAACCCCACCTGCAGGAACATTCCATTCAGTATGAACGGGCTAAATTCCAGGAACTCCTCAATAAGCAGCCTA GTCTCCTTAATCACACCACCAAATGGCTGACCCAAGCAGCAGCAGACCTTACCATGTCACCTCCGACTTGCCCAGACACTTCTGACTCCTCCAGCCTGGCTGGCCCCTCTCCCAACGAGGCAACCAACAACTCAGAGCCCCTCAGCCCTACAATGGTGCTGTGTCAGGGCTTCCTGAACCTCCTTCTCTGGGACCCTGAAAATGAAGAGTTCCCTGAG ACCTTGCTGATGGACAGAACCCGGCTGCAGGAGTTGAAGTCCCAGTTGCATCAGTTAACCATCATGGCCTCAGTCTTGCTGGTGGCCAGTAGTTTCTCTGGCAGTGTTTTGTTTGGCTCACCCCAATTTGTAGATAAACTGAAACGCATAACCAAATCCCTGTTGGAAGACTTTCTCTCCAG GCCTGAGGAAGCTATACTGACTGTGAGTGAACAGGTATCTCAGGAAATCCATCAAAGCCTCAAGAATATGGGCCTTGTTGCTCTGAGCAGTGACAATACAGCATCTCTGATGGGACAGCTCCAGAACATTGCCAAGAAGGAGAACTGTGTCCACAGTGTTATTG ATCAGCGAATCCGTTTGTTTCTCAAATGCTGTTTGGTTCTTGGTGTGCAGCGGTCTCTGTTAGACCTTCCTGGAGGTCTTACTCTCATTGAAGCAGAACTGGCAGAACTGGGCCAAAAGTTTGTCAACTTGACACATCACAATCAGCAGGTGTTTGGTCCCTACTACACTGAGATCCTAGAAACCCTCATCTCCCCAACCCAGGCACTGGAAACAAAAGTGGAGTCTGTTTGA